The following proteins come from a genomic window of candidate division WOR-3 bacterium:
- a CDS encoding S41 family peptidase codes for MKRRVALVTTLVVLSLCLGGLFGRLWAQKTGGLLQSLQTFSRVVDIVMSTYVERIDPDKMIRSGIRGMLGSLDPHTEFLDERDFKELRVMTEGQFGGIGIHIGMMDQQLTVISPIEGTPAERAGIRGGDRIAEIDGKSTVDFTTDDAIKVLRGEPGSKVKLGISRPGVRELIPFELIRAIINIKAVPYAALLDDGIGFVRLADFSKTATQELRRAIDSLFAAGATKLIFDLRSNGGGLLGEGRDVTDLFLPPGKVIVRTKGRIPDSKRDYVSETQDVHGGEFPLVVLVDRASASASEIVAGALQDWERGLIVGDTTYGKGSVQTIHPLGPEIAVKVTTAFWYTPSGRCINRLHDKESAIIQDTVQDTTKAYYTLGCLHRRVYGRGGIAPDVYAAYPRLSPLAVRMTRDAYFDFAVDYANSHAGLTADFRADRAVLEQFREYLRTTKKVEFTPVEFDSSSAIFVREIEREVAAKLLGMRGDYQARLRSDEHVKKAVELLRPVQSLAELLKGLN; via the coding sequence AGAGTAGCGCTGGTCACGACTCTGGTGGTGCTCTCCCTGTGCCTGGGCGGTTTGTTCGGGAGGCTTTGGGCCCAGAAGACCGGGGGTCTGCTCCAGAGTCTGCAGACCTTCTCCCGGGTGGTTGACATAGTCATGTCCACGTACGTTGAGAGGATCGATCCGGACAAGATGATCCGATCCGGCATCCGGGGGATGCTGGGTTCACTTGACCCCCACACGGAGTTCCTGGACGAGCGCGATTTCAAGGAACTGAGGGTCATGACCGAAGGTCAGTTCGGGGGCATCGGCATTCACATCGGCATGATGGACCAGCAGCTTACGGTCATTTCTCCCATCGAGGGCACACCGGCGGAACGGGCAGGTATCAGGGGCGGAGACCGGATTGCCGAGATCGACGGCAAGTCGACCGTGGACTTCACGACCGATGACGCGATAAAGGTTCTGCGGGGTGAGCCGGGGAGCAAGGTGAAGCTGGGGATTTCCCGCCCCGGCGTGCGCGAGCTGATTCCATTCGAGCTCATCCGGGCGATCATCAACATCAAGGCCGTGCCCTATGCGGCCCTGCTTGACGACGGTATCGGTTTCGTTCGACTCGCCGACTTCTCCAAAACCGCAACCCAGGAATTGCGTCGCGCCATTGACTCGCTATTCGCCGCGGGAGCTACCAAGTTGATCTTCGACCTTCGCTCCAACGGGGGCGGCCTCCTGGGAGAGGGGCGAGACGTGACGGATCTCTTCCTGCCGCCCGGCAAGGTCATAGTTCGAACCAAAGGCAGGATTCCTGACAGCAAGCGCGACTACGTGTCCGAAACGCAGGATGTGCACGGAGGTGAATTCCCGCTGGTGGTGCTGGTGGACCGGGCCAGCGCATCTGCCTCCGAGATTGTCGCCGGCGCCCTGCAGGACTGGGAGCGAGGCCTGATTGTTGGCGACACAACGTACGGCAAAGGGTCAGTCCAGACGATCCACCCGCTCGGTCCGGAGATCGCAGTCAAAGTGACAACCGCGTTCTGGTACACACCGAGCGGGCGCTGCATCAACCGTCTCCATGACAAGGAGAGTGCGATCATCCAGGATACGGTACAGGATACCACCAAGGCATACTATACGCTGGGCTGCCTGCACCGACGGGTGTATGGCAGGGGTGGCATTGCACCCGACGTCTACGCGGCATACCCCAGGCTCAGTCCTCTGGCAGTCCGAATGACCCGGGATGCCTACTTCGATTTCGCGGTTGACTATGCCAACTCGCACGCCGGCTTGACCGCGGACTTCCGTGCGGATAGGGCCGTGCTTGAGCAGTTCCGCGAATACCTCAGGACGACCAAGAAGGTCGAATTCACTCCGGTTGAGTTCGACTCTTCGAGCGCCATCTTCGTCCGCGAGATCGAACGCGAAGTGGCGGCGAAGCTGCTGGGCATGAGAGGTGACTACCAGGCGCGGCTGCGGTCTGACGAGCACGTGAAGAAGGCGGTCGAGTTGTTGAGGCCTGTCCAGTCTCTGGCCGAACTGCTGAAGGGACTCAATTAG
- the mutM gene encoding bifunctional DNA-formamidopyrimidine glycosylase/DNA-(apurinic or apyrimidinic site) lyase has translation MPELPEVETIRRLLGPQLTGKRIAAVRFGAKRVTMHPGPAGVRRQLLGAAISKMGRRGKYLVFRLSNGRDLVLHLGMSGQVRRFGNVPMQPHEHMRLEFSDGETISFVDARRFGRVCVTDVGAVPRAIRGMARMGLEPVEKGYSAAYLGERLSGRRARVKTLLLDQRVACGVGNIYSDEALHRARIRPDRRAGSLKSPEVSRLAAALGDVLTDGIRWCGTTMRDGGYRLVDGGAGSFQDRLRVYGREGERCRRRGCKGVVRRQRLGGRSAHFCPVCQR, from the coding sequence ATGCCCGAGCTTCCCGAAGTCGAGACGATTCGACGCCTGCTAGGTCCGCAGTTGACGGGGAAACGCATAGCGGCAGTCAGGTTCGGCGCCAAGCGGGTTACGATGCACCCCGGGCCGGCCGGGGTGAGACGCCAACTACTCGGGGCGGCGATCTCGAAAATGGGCCGCCGGGGTAAGTACCTGGTATTCCGTTTGAGCAACGGACGGGACCTCGTCCTGCACCTGGGAATGAGCGGCCAGGTACGCAGATTCGGCAACGTCCCGATGCAGCCGCATGAGCACATGAGGCTGGAGTTTTCAGACGGAGAGACAATCTCCTTCGTCGACGCGCGCAGATTCGGCAGGGTGTGCGTCACGGATGTCGGCGCAGTGCCGAGGGCCATCAGGGGCATGGCGCGCATGGGGCTTGAGCCGGTCGAGAAAGGCTACAGCGCCGCGTACCTGGGTGAGCGTCTGAGCGGTCGCAGGGCCCGAGTGAAGACCCTGCTCCTTGACCAGAGAGTGGCCTGTGGTGTCGGGAACATCTACTCGGACGAGGCCCTGCACCGGGCGCGAATCAGGCCCGACCGCCGGGCAGGCAGCCTGAAATCACCTGAAGTGTCCCGGCTTGCGGCAGCCCTGGGAGACGTGCTTACGGACGGGATCAGATGGTGCGGTACGACCATGAGAGATGGTGGGTACAGACTCGTAGACGGCGGAGCAGGTTCGTTTCAGGATCGTCTGCGGGTGTACGGTCGCGAGGGTGAAAGGTGCCGACGTCGGGGATGCAAGGGCGTGGTCCGGCGGCAGAGACTGGGCGGGAGGAGTGCGCACTTCTGCCCGGTTTGTCAGAGGTAG
- a CDS encoding isoaspartyl peptidase/L-asparaginase codes for MTSAPLGIICHGGAGIIDDKAGYAAGLIEAIDEGYRLLRQSANALEAVVAAVRIMEDNPLFNAGTGSDLTIEGLIEMDASLMSQDGRFGGVAGIWGVKNPILVAEKVMTDTDHLLLSGFGATEFARKLGFDEHNVITERALARLQRVTDHGSRYFQKQNQQRFPSGMPQESGDGAENAPVGYAGTVGAVARDKHGSLAAATSSGGIVGRMRGRIGDAAIIGAGTYVGLNGAVSCTGHGEEIMRRLLARDIAERMKTMPASTAMMLVISEAKRKKLAFGAIGMDAKGGFSYGHTTPDMAYGYKVSERVFLFTEEKQKPR; via the coding sequence GTGACCAGCGCACCCCTGGGAATCATCTGCCACGGTGGGGCGGGCATCATCGACGATAAGGCGGGATATGCCGCAGGGCTGATCGAGGCGATCGACGAGGGCTACCGCCTATTGAGGCAGAGTGCGAATGCTCTGGAGGCCGTTGTGGCCGCGGTGAGGATAATGGAGGACAACCCCCTGTTCAACGCCGGGACCGGCTCCGACCTGACTATTGAGGGTCTAATTGAGATGGACGCTTCGCTGATGAGTCAGGATGGCAGGTTTGGGGGTGTCGCCGGTATCTGGGGCGTCAAGAACCCGATCCTGGTGGCTGAGAAAGTGATGACCGATACGGATCACCTGCTGCTATCCGGGTTCGGTGCGACCGAGTTTGCCCGCAAGCTGGGATTTGATGAACACAACGTCATAACGGAACGCGCGCTGGCTCGTCTGCAGCGAGTCACCGACCACGGGTCCAGATACTTCCAGAAACAGAACCAGCAACGGTTTCCTTCCGGGATGCCGCAGGAGTCGGGAGATGGAGCGGAGAACGCGCCCGTGGGCTACGCGGGTACGGTCGGGGCCGTTGCCAGGGACAAGCATGGAAGCCTTGCGGCCGCAACTTCTTCAGGCGGGATTGTCGGCCGGATGCGGGGCAGAATCGGGGACGCCGCGATTATCGGGGCAGGCACATACGTCGGGCTGAACGGGGCGGTCTCATGCACCGGTCACGGCGAGGAGATTATGCGCCGGTTGCTCGCCCGGGACATCGCCGAAAGGATGAAAACCATGCCTGCGTCCACGGCCATGATGCTCGTCATTTCTGAAGCGAAGAGGAAGAAGCTCGCCTTTGGGGCGATCGGCATGGATGCCAAGGGTGGCTTCAGCTACGGTCACACCACGCCGGACATGGCCTATGGGTACAAAGTCAGTGAAAGGGTGTTTCTCTTCACAGAAGAGAAACAGAAACCGCGCTGA